A section of the Coriobacteriia bacterium genome encodes:
- the rpsG gene encoding 30S ribosomal protein S7 — MPRRAAAVRREIAPDSVYNNRLVTQLINKILLDGKKSTAENIVYGAFKIIEEKSAQDPLATFKKAMDNVRPTLEVRPKRVGGATYQVPVEVNSRRSTTLAIRWIVGFSRKRREKTTAERLANEILDASNGLGSSVKKREDLFKMAESNRAFSHYRW; from the coding sequence ATGCCCAGGCGCGCAGCTGCTGTCAGGCGTGAGATCGCCCCGGACAGCGTCTACAACAACAGGCTCGTCACCCAGCTGATCAACAAGATCCTGCTGGATGGCAAGAAGTCGACCGCCGAGAACATCGTCTACGGCGCGTTCAAGATCATCGAGGAGAAGAGCGCCCAGGATCCGCTGGCGACCTTCAAGAAGGCCATGGACAACGTCCGCCCGACCCTCGAGGTTCGCCCGAAGCGTGTCGGTGGCGCCACCTACCAGGTGCCGGTCGAGGTCAACAGCCGTCGCTCCACCACGCTGGCTATCCGCTGGATCGTCGGCTTCTCCCGCAAGCGTCGCGAGAAGACGACCGCCGAGCGCCTCGCCAACGAGATCTTGGATGCCTCCAACGGCCTGGGTTCCTCGGTCAAGAAGCGCGAGGACCTGTTCAAGATGGCCGAGTCCAACCGTGCGTTCTCGCACTACCGCTGGTAA
- a CDS encoding 30S ribosomal protein S12 has protein sequence MPTINQLVRKGRKQAAEKSKTPALKGNPQKRGVCTRVYTTTPKKPNSALRKVARVRLTNQMEVTAYIPGIGHNLQEHSIVLVRGGRVKDLPGVRYKIIRAALDCAPVNNRAQARSRYGAKKPK, from the coding sequence TTGCCTACGATCAACCAGCTGGTCCGCAAGGGCCGCAAGCAGGCAGCCGAGAAGAGCAAGACCCCGGCGCTGAAGGGTAACCCGCAGAAGCGGGGCGTGTGCACTCGCGTGTACACCACCACCCCCAAGAAGCCGAACTCGGCGCTTCGAAAGGTCGCCCGTGTGCGCCTGACCAACCAGATGGAGGTCACGGCATACATCCCCGGCATCGGCCACAACCTGCAGGAGCACTCGATCGTGCTCGTGCGTGGCGGCCGTGTTAAGGACCTCCCGGGTGTGCGCTACAAGATCATCCGAGCGGCACTCGACTGCGCTCCCGTGAACAACCGCGCCCAGGCGCGTTCGCGCTACGGCGCAAAGAAGCCTAAGTAA
- a CDS encoding DNA-directed RNA polymerase subunit beta' has protein sequence MLDVDVNNFDRLRIGLASSEQIRQWSRGEVKKPETINYRTLKPEKDGLFCEKIFGPTKDWECNCGKYKRVRFKGIVCERCGVEVTRAKVRRDRMGHIELAAPVSHIWYFKGVPSRMGYLLDIAPKDLEKVLYFASSIITSVNDEDREADIAELKDELTADLEQLDAEMKEELEEVVFERDRLIAVAKGEAEPEEGDDLDEDTSAEDRIKKANKEADRDIKDIEEEYADRKALFQEAFDTFVKLSVKTLINDETLYREMKLRFGDYFRGGMGAEAVKDLLAQLDLEALAEELRVTIRDGKGQKRQKAIKRLKVVDALRRSDNKAEWMILDAIPVIPPDLRPMVQLDGGRFATSDLNDLYRRVINRNNRLKRLLDLGAPEIIVNNEKRMLQEAVDALFDNGRRGRPVTGPGNRPLKSISDMLKGKQGRFRQNLLGKRVDYSGRSVIVVGPELKLHQCGLPKKMALELFKPFVMKRLVDLDHAQNIKSAKRMVDRGRDVVWDVLEEVIREHPVMLNRAPTLHRLGIQAFEPILVEGKAIRIHPLVCTAFNADFDGDQMAVHLPLSTEAQAEARTLMLSTNNVKSPAHGRPLTTPTQDMVIGLYYLTADRDGMPGEGRPFMSAEDAILAYDNRADLDLQAKIFVRLSEDTVVQVKPGQLEERAAGERIETTVGRITFNRGLPDDHAFINHEIDKKGVSRIVEECTTNYSTTQMAEILDELKRLGFHYATRAGVTVSVYDAIIPKEKPAILAAGDDKVAKIEGQYETGLITREERHRQIVDVWTRVTDDVGDAMGESFEKFNPIYMMAYSGARGNIKQIRQLAGMRGLMANPKGDIIDRPIKANFREGLTVLEYFISTHGARKGLADTALRTADSGYLTRRLVDVAQDVIVREPDCGTDEGVAFAVLKDDGAVDHNLIGRCLLQPVAHPKTGEVLLDAGDYIASDEVAQSLADAGVKEVVGRTVMTCHAKHGICQACYGWDLASSRPVDIGTAVGIIAAQSIGEPGTQLTMRTFHTGGVAGEDITHGLPRVTELFEARKPKGQAILAEVEGKLTIEDGDKTRTLTVTDAEKHEKVYAVSRRATLLPGTIHGAKIELGQQLTKGSVNPHDLLALKGPNETLRYIVEQVQDVYRSQGVDINDKHIEVISRQMLRKVSVTEPGDTDFLPGQLVDRLDFAASNDAALASGGEPANGHPTLLGITKASLATDSYLSAASFQETTRVLTDAAIAGKEDNLLGLKENVIIGKLIPAATGMKRYRGVALTYKGQHIEAEGASEGALPEWAPSELKEIEALLPAAPEPSVLSEADFESAFADLDLEDGDIDVSSLIGVTFDPNAELAAPGGLVIEEVDLAGSEDAMSLPLSEIGVSARWVNKFEDAGVVVLGDLVGKSEDELLDLPGIGQKAVEEVKAGLTASGLSILS, from the coding sequence TTGCTCGACGTCGACGTCAACAACTTTGATCGGCTGCGCATAGGCCTGGCGAGCTCGGAGCAGATTCGCCAGTGGTCGCGCGGTGAGGTCAAGAAGCCCGAAACCATCAACTATAGGACCCTGAAGCCTGAGAAGGACGGACTCTTCTGCGAGAAGATCTTCGGTCCGACGAAGGACTGGGAGTGCAACTGCGGCAAGTACAAGCGCGTGCGCTTCAAGGGTATCGTCTGCGAGCGCTGCGGCGTTGAGGTCACGCGTGCCAAGGTGCGCCGCGACCGCATGGGTCACATCGAACTCGCAGCTCCGGTCAGCCACATCTGGTACTTCAAGGGCGTTCCTTCGCGCATGGGCTATCTGCTCGATATCGCGCCCAAGGACCTTGAGAAGGTGCTGTACTTCGCTTCGTCCATCATCACGTCGGTCAACGACGAGGACCGCGAGGCCGACATCGCCGAGCTCAAGGACGAGCTCACCGCCGATCTCGAGCAGCTCGACGCCGAGATGAAGGAAGAGCTCGAAGAGGTCGTGTTCGAGCGTGATCGCCTCATCGCCGTCGCCAAGGGCGAGGCGGAGCCCGAGGAGGGCGACGACCTCGACGAGGACACGAGCGCTGAGGATCGCATCAAGAAGGCCAACAAAGAGGCCGACCGCGACATCAAGGACATCGAGGAGGAGTACGCCGATCGTAAGGCGCTCTTCCAGGAGGCCTTTGACACCTTCGTGAAGCTGTCGGTCAAGACGCTCATCAACGACGAGACCCTCTACCGCGAGATGAAGCTGCGCTTCGGCGACTACTTCCGCGGTGGCATGGGCGCCGAGGCGGTCAAGGATCTGCTCGCGCAGCTCGACCTCGAGGCACTCGCCGAGGAACTGCGCGTCACGATCCGCGACGGCAAGGGTCAGAAGCGCCAGAAGGCAATCAAGCGCCTCAAGGTCGTTGACGCCCTGCGTCGCTCGGACAACAAGGCTGAGTGGATGATCCTGGACGCGATCCCGGTCATCCCGCCGGACCTTCGTCCGATGGTCCAGCTCGACGGTGGCCGATTTGCCACGTCGGACTTGAACGACCTGTACCGCCGCGTCATCAACCGCAACAACCGCCTCAAGAGGCTTCTGGACCTCGGCGCGCCTGAGATCATCGTCAACAACGAGAAGCGCATGCTTCAGGAGGCCGTCGACGCTCTGTTCGATAACGGCCGTCGTGGTCGCCCGGTAACGGGCCCCGGCAACCGCCCCCTGAAGTCCATCTCGGACATGCTCAAGGGTAAGCAGGGTCGTTTCCGCCAGAACCTGCTCGGCAAGCGCGTCGACTACTCGGGCCGTTCGGTCATCGTGGTCGGACCGGAGCTCAAGCTTCACCAGTGCGGTCTTCCCAAGAAGATGGCCCTCGAGCTCTTCAAGCCGTTCGTCATGAAGCGTCTGGTCGACCTCGACCACGCGCAGAACATCAAGAGCGCCAAGCGCATGGTCGATCGTGGTCGTGACGTGGTCTGGGACGTCCTCGAAGAGGTCATCCGTGAGCACCCCGTCATGCTCAACCGCGCGCCGACCCTGCACCGCCTCGGCATTCAGGCCTTCGAGCCCATCCTGGTCGAAGGTAAGGCCATTCGCATCCACCCGCTCGTCTGTACCGCATTCAACGCGGACTTCGACGGTGACCAGATGGCTGTCCACCTGCCGCTCTCGACCGAGGCGCAGGCCGAGGCCCGCACACTCATGCTCTCCACAAACAACGTCAAGTCGCCGGCTCACGGTCGCCCGCTGACCACGCCGACGCAGGACATGGTCATTGGTCTGTACTACCTGACCGCCGACCGTGACGGCATGCCCGGCGAGGGTCGCCCGTTCATGAGCGCCGAAGACGCCATTCTGGCGTACGACAACCGCGCCGATCTCGACCTGCAGGCCAAGATCTTCGTGCGCCTGTCGGAAGACACCGTCGTGCAGGTCAAGCCGGGTCAGCTCGAGGAGCGCGCCGCCGGCGAGCGTATCGAGACCACCGTCGGTCGCATCACGTTCAACCGCGGCCTTCCGGACGATCACGCTTTCATCAATCACGAGATCGACAAGAAGGGTGTCAGCCGCATCGTTGAGGAGTGCACCACCAACTACTCCACGACGCAGATGGCCGAGATCCTCGACGAGCTCAAGCGCCTCGGCTTCCACTACGCGACGCGTGCCGGGGTGACCGTCTCGGTCTACGACGCAATCATTCCCAAGGAGAAGCCGGCGATTCTTGCTGCCGGTGACGACAAGGTCGCCAAGATCGAGGGCCAGTACGAGACCGGACTCATCACCCGCGAGGAGCGCCACCGTCAGATCGTCGACGTGTGGACTCGTGTGACCGACGACGTCGGTGACGCGATGGGTGAGAGCTTCGAGAAGTTCAACCCCATCTACATGATGGCGTACTCGGGAGCCCGAGGTAACATCAAGCAGATTCGTCAGCTGGCGGGTATGCGAGGCCTCATGGCCAACCCGAAGGGCGACATCATCGACCGCCCGATCAAGGCGAACTTCCGCGAAGGCCTGACCGTTCTCGAGTACTTCATCTCGACGCACGGCGCTCGTAAGGGTCTCGCCGACACCGCGCTTCGTACCGCCGACTCCGGTTACCTCACCCGTCGTCTCGTCGACGTTGCGCAGGACGTCATCGTCCGCGAGCCGGACTGCGGTACCGACGAGGGTGTCGCGTTTGCAGTGCTCAAGGACGACGGAGCCGTCGATCACAACCTCATCGGGCGCTGCCTGCTTCAGCCGGTGGCCCACCCGAAGACCGGCGAGGTGCTTCTCGACGCAGGTGACTACATCGCTTCCGATGAGGTCGCGCAGTCGCTTGCCGACGCGGGCGTCAAGGAAGTCGTCGGCCGCACGGTCATGACCTGCCACGCCAAGCACGGCATCTGCCAGGCTTGCTATGGCTGGGACCTCGCGAGCAGCCGTCCCGTCGATATCGGCACCGCGGTCGGCATCATCGCCGCCCAGTCGATCGGCGAGCCGGGCACGCAGCTCACCATGCGTACCTTCCACACCGGTGGCGTCGCAGGTGAGGACATCACCCACGGTCTGCCGCGTGTCACCGAGCTCTTCGAGGCCCGCAAGCCTAAGGGCCAGGCGATCCTTGCCGAGGTCGAGGGTAAGCTGACCATCGAGGATGGCGACAAGACCCGCACGCTCACGGTCACGGACGCCGAGAAGCACGAGAAGGTCTACGCGGTCTCCCGTCGCGCGACTCTGCTCCCGGGTACCATCCATGGCGCGAAGATCGAGCTCGGTCAGCAGCTCACCAAGGGTTCCGTGAACCCGCACGACCTGCTGGCCCTCAAGGGCCCGAACGAGACGCTTCGCTACATCGTCGAGCAGGTCCAGGACGTCTACCGTTCGCAGGGCGTCGACATTAACGACAAGCACATCGAGGTCATCAGCCGACAGATGCTGCGCAAGGTCTCGGTCACGGAGCCGGGCGATACCGACTTCCTGCCGGGCCAGCTCGTTGACCGTCTTGACTTCGCTGCCTCCAACGATGCAGCTCTCGCCTCCGGCGGAGAGCCCGCGAATGGTCACCCGACCCTTCTCGGCATCACGAAGGCCTCATTGGCCACCGACAGCTACCTGTCGGCAGCTTCCTTCCAGGAGACGACGCGCGTGCTTACCGACGCCGCCATCGCTGGCAAGGAAGACAACCTGCTGGGCCTGAAGGAGAACGTCATCATCGGTAAGCTCATCCCGGCTGCAACCGGTATGAAGCGCTACCGCGGCGTTGCGCTGACCTACAAGGGTCAGCACATCGAAGCCGAAGGTGCGAGCGAGGGAGCGCTTCCCGAGTGGGCACCGTCCGAGCTCAAGGAGATCGAGGCGCTTCTGCCTGCGGCTCCCGAGCCGTCGGTTCTCTCGGAGGCCGACTTCGAAAGCGCCTTCGCGGATCTCGATCTCGAGGACGGCGATATCGACGTCAGTTCGCTCATCGGCGTCACGTTCGACCCGAATGCGGAGCTCGCCGCACCTGGCGGCCTCGTCATTGAAGAGGTCGATCTGGCCGGCTCCGAAGACGCCATGTCGCTGCCGCTGTCCGAGATCGGCGTGTCGGCCCGTTGGGTCAACAAGTTCGAAGACGCCGGAGTCGTGGTCCTTGGCGACCTTGTGGGCAAGTCGGAGGACGAACTCCTCGACCTTCCGGGAATCGGCCAGAAGGCCGTCGAAGAGGTCAAGGCGGGGCTCACCGCAAGCGGGTTGAGCATCCTCAGCTAG
- a CDS encoding DNA-directed RNA polymerase subunit beta codes for MPRGTGSPVVSAARRERRSFAKIPEVLDVPNLIAIQRKSFDWFLAEGLRDTFHDISPIEDFTGTLAVEFGAHEFGDPKYSVEECKEKDMSYQAPLFVEVRFVNKETGEIKEQQVFMGDFPLMTDRGTFVINGTERVVVSQLVRSPGVYYAEELDKTSDKIIYTAKVIPARGAWLELETDRRDIVSVRVDRKRKQPATVLLKALGIAETREEILEMFNNSEAIQRTLDRDFTETREEALIEIYKRLRPGEPPTVESARALLDGLFFNPQRYDLAKVGRYKVNKKLSLSLPDEQSTLTAEDIKAAIGYLVNLWEATDGYQIDDIDHFGNRRIRSVGELIQNQFRIGLARMERVVRERMTTQDVDEITPQSLINIRPIVASIKEFFGSSQLSQFMDQTNPVAGLTHKRRLSALGPGGLSRERAGFEVRDVHPSHYGRMCPIETPEGPNIGLIGSLATFARINPYGFIETPYRRVIKGKVTDEIDYLTADEEERHIIAQANELFDAKTGKFARPKVLCRVKGSNGDFGEPEEKIPADVDYMDVSPRQMVSVATALIPFLEHDDANRALMGSNMQRQAVPLLRPSAPLVGTGMEHRAAVDTGEIITAKRGGVVEVVDADHIAVRAKDGSLDEYHMPKFMRSNQGTCINHRPLVREGDKVVGPVGERAGTVLADGPSTEEGELALGQNLLVAFMPWEGYNYEDAIILSERVVKDDLLTSIHIEEYEVEARDTKLGPEEITREIPNVGEDVLANLDEDGIIRIGAEVFPGDVLVGKVTPKGETELTAEERLLRAIFGEKAREVRDTSLKVPHGETGRVISVRTFSRENGDDLSPGVNELVRVYVAQKRKINEGDKLAGRHGNKGVISKILPIEDMPFLADGTPVDVILNPLGVPSRMNIGQLLETHLGWAASMGWSDDPKSKVGVDGPMPVATPVFDGAREEEISDVLLAANRNLVIKNEERFGKKSMRAFIPEVSRSGKSVLFDGRTGEPFREPVTVGQIYILKLLHLVDDKIHARSTGPYSLITQQPLGGKAQFGGQRFGEMEVWALYAYGAAYVLQEILTIKSDDIVGRVKAYEAIVKGENIPEPGIPESFKVLVKEMQSLCLDVEIIGESGEEIELKEEDEDIFKTAEELGLDLGSDEPRTDLESVEDLENLLESDVSALDIAGEPDAGSAPTDEGE; via the coding sequence GTGCCCCGTGGAACAGGTTCCCCCGTCGTCAGCGCCGCTCGGCGCGAACGCCGAAGCTTCGCCAAGATCCCAGAAGTACTCGATGTCCCTAACCTCATTGCGATTCAGCGCAAGAGCTTTGACTGGTTCCTCGCAGAGGGCCTGAGGGACACCTTCCATGACATCTCGCCCATCGAAGACTTCACCGGCACACTCGCCGTTGAGTTCGGTGCGCACGAGTTCGGCGACCCCAAGTACTCCGTAGAGGAGTGCAAGGAAAAGGACATGTCCTACCAGGCGCCGTTGTTCGTGGAAGTTAGGTTCGTCAACAAGGAGACCGGTGAGATAAAGGAGCAGCAGGTCTTCATGGGCGATTTCCCGCTCATGACCGACCGAGGCACCTTCGTCATCAACGGCACCGAGCGCGTTGTCGTCTCCCAGCTCGTCCGTTCGCCGGGCGTGTACTACGCCGAGGAGCTCGACAAGACCTCCGACAAGATCATCTACACCGCAAAGGTCATCCCCGCGCGCGGAGCGTGGCTTGAGCTTGAGACCGACCGCCGCGACATCGTCTCGGTTCGTGTCGACCGCAAGCGTAAGCAGCCTGCGACCGTGCTGCTCAAGGCGCTCGGTATCGCCGAGACGCGCGAAGAGATCCTCGAGATGTTCAACAACTCCGAGGCTATTCAGCGCACCCTCGATCGCGACTTCACCGAGACCCGCGAAGAGGCACTCATCGAGATCTACAAGCGCCTGCGTCCGGGCGAGCCGCCCACGGTGGAGTCAGCGCGTGCGCTCCTCGACGGGCTGTTCTTCAACCCGCAGCGCTACGACCTGGCCAAGGTCGGTCGCTACAAGGTGAACAAGAAGCTCAGCCTCAGCCTGCCCGACGAGCAGTCGACGCTGACCGCTGAGGACATCAAGGCGGCCATCGGCTATCTCGTGAACCTGTGGGAGGCCACCGACGGCTACCAGATCGACGACATCGACCACTTCGGTAACCGCCGCATCCGCAGCGTCGGCGAGCTGATCCAGAACCAGTTCAGGATCGGTCTTGCTCGTATGGAGCGCGTCGTGCGCGAGCGCATGACCACTCAGGATGTCGACGAGATCACGCCGCAGTCGCTCATCAACATTCGCCCGATCGTCGCCTCCATCAAGGAGTTCTTCGGTTCGAGCCAGCTCTCGCAGTTCATGGACCAGACCAACCCGGTCGCCGGCCTGACGCACAAGCGTCGCCTGTCGGCGCTCGGTCCCGGTGGTCTGTCCCGTGAGCGCGCCGGCTTCGAGGTCCGCGACGTACACCCCAGCCACTACGGCCGTATGTGCCCCATCGAGACGCCTGAAGGCCCGAACATCGGCCTGATCGGATCGCTCGCGACCTTCGCGCGCATCAATCCGTACGGCTTCATCGAGACGCCGTACCGTCGCGTCATCAAGGGCAAGGTCACCGACGAGATCGACTACTTGACCGCCGATGAGGAAGAGCGTCACATCATCGCGCAGGCCAACGAGCTCTTCGATGCCAAGACCGGCAAGTTCGCTCGGCCCAAGGTTCTGTGCCGAGTGAAGGGTTCCAACGGCGACTTCGGTGAGCCGGAGGAGAAGATCCCGGCCGACGTTGACTACATGGACGTTTCGCCGCGCCAGATGGTGTCCGTCGCCACCGCGCTCATTCCGTTCCTCGAGCACGACGACGCGAACCGCGCCCTCATGGGCTCGAACATGCAGCGTCAGGCTGTGCCGCTCCTGCGTCCGTCGGCCCCGCTCGTGGGCACCGGGATGGAGCACCGCGCCGCTGTTGACACCGGCGAGATCATCACCGCCAAGCGTGGCGGCGTCGTCGAGGTCGTTGACGCCGATCACATCGCGGTGCGCGCCAAGGACGGCTCGCTCGACGAGTACCACATGCCCAAGTTCATGCGCAGCAACCAGGGCACCTGCATCAACCACCGCCCGCTGGTGCGCGAGGGTGACAAGGTCGTCGGTCCGGTCGGCGAGCGCGCCGGCACGGTTCTGGCCGACGGTCCGTCGACCGAAGAGGGAGAGCTCGCTCTGGGCCAGAACCTCCTCGTGGCATTCATGCCATGGGAAGGCTACAACTACGAAGACGCGATCATCCTCTCCGAGCGCGTTGTGAAGGACGATCTCCTCACCTCGATTCACATCGAGGAGTACGAGGTCGAGGCTCGCGACACCAAGCTCGGACCGGAAGAGATCACTCGCGAGATTCCCAACGTTGGTGAAGATGTGCTTGCCAACCTCGACGAGGACGGCATCATCCGCATCGGCGCCGAGGTGTTTCCTGGCGACGTTCTTGTCGGCAAGGTCACCCCGAAGGGCGAGACCGAGCTCACCGCAGAGGAGCGCCTCCTGCGCGCCATCTTCGGCGAGAAGGCCCGTGAAGTCCGCGACACATCTCTCAAGGTGCCGCACGGCGAGACCGGCCGCGTCATCTCTGTGCGCACGTTCAGCCGCGAGAATGGCGACGATCTGTCGCCGGGTGTCAACGAGCTCGTGCGCGTGTACGTCGCTCAGAAGCGCAAGATCAACGAGGGCGACAAGCTCGCCGGCCGCCACGGCAACAAGGGTGTCATCTCCAAGATTCTGCCGATCGAGGACATGCCGTTCCTCGCCGACGGAACTCCGGTCGATGTCATCTTGAACCCGCTGGGCGTCCCGTCTCGAATGAACATCGGCCAGCTGCTCGAGACGCACCTCGGCTGGGCGGCGTCGATGGGTTGGAGTGACGACCCCAAGTCCAAGGTCGGCGTAGATGGTCCGATGCCCGTCGCGACACCGGTGTTCGACGGTGCGCGCGAAGAGGAGATCTCCGACGTTCTGCTTGCCGCAAACCGCAACCTCGTCATCAAGAACGAGGAGCGCTTCGGCAAGAAGTCCATGCGGGCGTTCATCCCCGAGGTGTCTCGCTCCGGCAAGTCGGTCCTGTTCGACGGTCGCACGGGTGAGCCGTTCCGCGAGCCGGTCACCGTCGGCCAGATCTACATCCTCAAGCTCCTCCACCTTGTCGACGACAAGATCCACGCCCGTTCGACCGGCCCGTACTCGCTCATCACCCAGCAGCCGCTCGGTGGTAAGGCGCAGTTCGGTGGTCAGCGCTTCGGTGAGATGGAAGTGTGGGCCCTGTACGCGTACGGCGCCGCCTACGTGCTCCAGGAGATCCTCACGATCAAGTCCGACGACATCGTTGGTCGCGTGAAGGCGTACGAGGCCATCGTCAAGGGCGAGAACATCCCCGAGCCGGGTATTCCTGAGTCGTTCAAGGTCCTCGTCAAGGAGATGCAGTCTCTGTGCCTCGACGTCGAGATCATCGGCGAGAGCGGCGAGGAGATCGAACTCAAGGAAGAGGACGAGGACATCTTCAAGACCGCCGAGGAGCTCGGACTGGACCTTGGTTCGGACGAGCCGCGTACCGACCTTGAGTCGGTCGAGGATCTCGAGAACCTTCTCGAGAGCGACGTGTCTGCACTTGATATCGCCGGCGAGCCCGATGCCGGTTCCGCACCGACGGACGAGGGGGAGTAA
- the rplL gene encoding 50S ribosomal protein L7/L12: MAALTNEEILEAIKVKPALELSELVKMMEETFGVSAAAPVAVAAAGGAVEAEAAEEKTAFDVILDGFGDNKIAVIKVVRELTGLGLKEAKDLVEGAPKPVLEGAAKDKADEAKGKLEDAGAAVSVK; encoded by the coding sequence ATGGCTGCACTTACCAACGAAGAGATCCTTGAGGCTATCAAGGTCAAGCCCGCCCTTGAGCTGTCTGAGCTCGTCAAGATGATGGAGGAGACCTTCGGCGTCTCCGCCGCTGCCCCCGTGGCCGTGGCTGCTGCCGGCGGTGCCGTCGAGGCTGAGGCCGCCGAGGAGAAGACCGCGTTCGACGTCATCCTCGATGGTTTCGGTGACAACAAGATCGCCGTCATCAAGGTCGTCCGTGAGCTCACCGGTCTCGGTCTCAAGGAGGCCAAGGACCTCGTCGAGGGCGCCCCGAAGCCTGTCCTTGAGGGCGCTGCGAAGGACAAGGCCGACGAGGCCAAGGGTAAGCTCGAGGATGCCGGCGCTGCCGTCTCCGTCAAGTAG
- a CDS encoding 50S ribosomal protein L10 yields MPTTEKETLVVEIKERLNDAGALLLADYRGLTVKEMQELRNQLRAAGSELKVYKNSLTEIAIREMALPNLDAYLEGPTAIIFTGEDPVAPAKALTAFAKAHKALELKGGLVENQVVDASGINAIAMLPSREELIAKLLGTMLNPLTGFARVLNGPVEAFARTVAAVADQKNAA; encoded by the coding sequence ATGCCAACAACTGAGAAGGAAACTCTCGTAGTCGAGATCAAGGAACGGCTCAACGATGCCGGCGCCTTGCTGCTCGCCGACTACCGAGGGCTGACCGTCAAGGAGATGCAGGAGCTGCGCAATCAGCTTCGTGCTGCCGGAAGTGAGCTCAAGGTCTACAAGAACTCGCTGACCGAGATCGCAATCCGTGAAATGGCGCTGCCGAACCTTGATGCGTATCTCGAGGGTCCGACCGCCATCATCTTCACCGGCGAGGATCCTGTGGCTCCGGCCAAGGCTCTCACCGCGTTCGCCAAGGCCCACAAGGCCTTGGAGCTCAAGGGTGGTCTGGTAGAGAACCAGGTCGTCGACGCCAGCGGCATCAATGCCATCGCTATGCTGCCGTCACGCGAGGAGCTCATCGCCAAGCTGCTCGGCACCATGCTCAATCCGCTCACCGGCTTCGCTCGCGTACTCAACGGGCCGGTCGAGGCGTTCGCCCGCACCGTTGCTGCGGTCGCGGACCAGAAGAACGCCGCGTAA
- the rplA gene encoding 50S ribosomal protein L1, translating to MAKLSKSQRAASEKIDAHNLYTPLQAMSLVQEVKTAKFDETVEVHFRLGIDTRKADQQVRGSVSLPNGTGKDVRVAVFAEGDKAREAEAAGADVVGSDDLVEKIQGGFLDFDATIATPDMMSKVGKLGKILGTRGLMPNPKLGTVTTDVGKVVGELKAGKVEYRADKFGICHVGIGKASFETAKLVENYGTVLDEILRAKPSSAKGKYIKSITIATTMGPGVKVDPSKTRGLLEDSE from the coding sequence ATGGCCAAGTTGAGCAAGAGTCAGCGCGCTGCGTCTGAGAAGATCGACGCGCACAATCTCTACACTCCGCTGCAGGCGATGAGCCTGGTGCAGGAGGTCAAGACCGCCAAGTTCGATGAGACCGTCGAGGTCCACTTCCGACTTGGCATCGACACCCGCAAGGCCGACCAGCAGGTTCGCGGCTCGGTGTCACTCCCCAACGGCACCGGCAAGGACGTTCGCGTCGCTGTGTTCGCCGAGGGTGACAAGGCGCGTGAGGCCGAGGCCGCCGGCGCCGACGTCGTTGGTAGCGACGATCTCGTCGAGAAGATCCAGGGTGGGTTCCTCGACTTCGACGCAACGATCGCGACGCCCGACATGATGAGCAAAGTCGGCAAGCTCGGTAAGATCCTCGGTACCCGCGGCCTGATGCCGAACCCGAAGCTCGGGACGGTCACCACGGATGTGGGCAAGGTCGTCGGCGAGCTCAAGGCCGGTAAGGTCGAGTATCGCGCCGACAAGTTCGGTATCTGCCACGTGGGTATCGGCAAGGCCTCGTTCGAGACCGCCAAGCTCGTCGAGAACTACGGCACTGTGCTCGACGAAATCCTTCGCGCCAAGCCTTCCAGCGCTAAGGGCAAGTACATCAAGTCCATCACCATCGCCACCACGATGGGCCCCGGGGTCAAGGTCGATCCGTCCAAGACCCGCGGTCTGCTCGAGGATAGCGAGTAG
- the rplK gene encoding 50S ribosomal protein L11: MAKKVVGFIKLQIPGGQANPAPPVGPALGQHQVNIMQFCQAFNAATADKNGTIIPVEISVYEDRSFDFITKTPPAAVLIKQALSIESGSGTPNRAKVGELSQDQLRSIAETKMPDLNANDVEAAMKVIAGTARSMGVTVAE, encoded by the coding sequence ATGGCCAAGAAGGTTGTCGGCTTCATCAAGCTGCAGATCCCGGGCGGCCAGGCCAATCCGGCGCCGCCGGTCGGTCCTGCGCTCGGTCAGCACCAAGTCAACATCATGCAGTTCTGCCAGGCGTTCAACGCCGCCACGGCGGACAAGAACGGCACGATCATCCCGGTCGAGATCTCGGTCTACGAGGATCGTTCGTTCGACTTCATCACCAAGACCCCGCCGGCGGCGGTGCTCATCAAGCAGGCCCTGAGCATCGAGTCCGGTTCTGGCACCCCTAACCGTGCCAAGGTCGGTGAGCTGTCGCAAGATCAGCTCCGCTCGATCGCCGAGACCAAGATGCCCGACCTCAACGCCAATGACGTCGAGGCCGCCATGAAGGTCATCGCCGGCACCGCCCGCTCCATGGGCGTTACGGTCGCCGAGTAG